The bacterium DNA segment AAAGGAGGATAAATGGCATGAGGACAAGAAAACTCAAGCTTTGTTTACTTATATTGATTTTCCTCCTTCATGCCGGGGGCGGGCGGGCTGAAATTACCAACCAACCAGGCTGGCCTATATCTACTAATGATTGGATTACCTCCTCTATTACCTTAGGTGATATAGATAAAGATGGAAATCCGGAGGTGGTGGTGGGCTCATGGAATGGCAAAATATACGTATTTGAACCGGATGGGTCATCGCCTCCCGGATGGCCGGTAAAACTGAAGGCTTATGTCTCATCCTCTCCTGTTTTAGGCGATGTAGACGGGGATTATTCACCGGAAGTAGTGGCTGCCTCAGCCGAAGGAGAAGTCTATGCCTGGACCGGCCAGGGGAAGCTTCTCCCTGGCTGGCCTGTTTCTTTTAATCGGCCGGGGCGTAATTTTCTGAAGCTGGATGAACTTGATGGGGAAAAGGGCTACGAAGTAATTATTGGACTGGCTGATGGAGAAGTAGCCGCGATTCGAGGGACAGGAGAAAAAATAACCTCCTTAAAAGACGATCAATGGGTCTATTCCTGTGGCGCTGATATTAATGGAGATGGAAATAAGGAGTTTATTACCGCCTTAGCCAACGGAGAGGTGAAGGTCTGTCGGGAAAATGGGGAGGCCGCGCCTGGTTGGCCGGTAAATATTGGCGCCTGGATTAATTCCACCCCGGCTCTGGCCGACCTGAATGGAGACGACCGGATAGAAATAGTAATCGGTTGTAGAGATAACCAGGTTTATGTGTTAAATAGTGAAGGGAAAATACTTCCCGGATGGCCACAGCTTACCGGAGACTGGATTGAGGCCTCTCCACTTATCGGAGATATAGATGGGGATAATAAGGTTGAAATTTTGGCCGTCTCCTTTGACCATAAGATTTATGCCTGGGAGACAGATGGAAGATTGGTTCCAGGTTTCCCCATAGAAATAGGGGCAAGTATTTATTCCACTCCCGGCTTAGGTGATATTGATGGAGATAGGGCGCTCGAACTAATTGTCGCCTCCTTAGACGGACGAATTTACTGTTTTGACCTGGGGGCAGATAGTTTTAAGGGTGAAGAATTAATTCCCTGGCCTATGTTTAGAAGAGATGCCATTCATAGCGGCCTATTTCAAAGGCCACTGTTCACCCCGGATGCCTCCCGGAATAACACTGATCTCAAATAACCGTCCTTGTCTTCCTGGCTCAGGAAGCAAATCAGACGCTTTGGTAGACTCCACCGTCCACCTAGTCCACACCGTCCACCTAGTCCACATCGTCCACCTAGTCCACATCGTCCACCTAGTCCACACCGTCCACCTAGTCCACATCGTCCATAGACAGCAGTTTGCCGTCTATGGACCGTGAACCGTGGACCGTCTTAGAGCGGCCGAAACCATAAACAAGGCCCATTTACCAATCACCGCTTACCAATCGATCCAGAGAAAAGGTATTAAGAATATTAGCCGGCTCAAGCCAGCCCCGGCGGGCTACACCGACTCCAAATCGCATCATTTCGAGTTGAGAGAGGGCGTGGCTGTCAGTCGAAATAGCCAATTTGACTCCAAGTTCTTTGGCCCGCCGGCAGTTTATATCGTCCAGGTCCAGGCGTTCGTGATAAGCGTTTATCTCGAGGACAGTGCCGGTCTTAGCCGCCCCTTTTATGACCTTCTCTATGTCCACGGCATATCCCTCCCGGGATGAGATAAGCCGACCGGTAGGATGGGCAATAATATCTACGTGGGGGTTCTCCATCGCCCGGCAGATTCGCTCCGTCACATTGTGCTTGAATCCGGAATGGACGGCCGCCACTACTATATCAAATCCGGCAAGGATATCATCAGGGTAATCCAGGGTCCCATCGGCCCTTATGTCAACCTCTGTTCCAACCAGGAGCTTAAACCCTTTTAGTTGACTATTTATCCTGGCTATCTCTTCGGCCCGCTCCTTGAGCCGCTCTTCAGAAAGACCACCCGCATATCTGGCCAGAGGGGAATGATCGCAGAGGAGAATATATTCATAACCCATTTCCCGGCCTCTTTGGGCTATATCTGTCAGGGAAGAAAAACCATCACTGTATCGGGTGTGCACATGAAAATCACCCTTGATATCCTTAAGTTCGACTAAACCAGGCAGCCTATCTTCAAGGGCGGCTTCAATTTCGCCTCTATCTTCTCTAACCTCCGGCGGTATCCAGGGCAGCCCCAAGGTCTGGTAGACCTCTGACTCCTCAGCGCCGGCTATTTTCGTCTTTCCTTCAAAGACACCGTATTCGTTGATCTTAAGGCCTTTGGCCCTGGCCCTCTCCCGAAGTTTGATGTTATGTGCCTTGGAACCAGTGAAGTACTGACTGGCTGCTCCAAATGACCCGGCTTCAACTACCCTCAGATCAACCTGAACCCCTTCGTGGGTAATAATTGACCCCTTGGTCTGGCCAGCCGCCAGGACCTCCTCTACCTGAGGCAATTGGGTAAAAAACCGGACTATCTCCTCCCCTGACTCGCCGGACACCAGGATATCAATATCGCCTACTGTTTCTTTCATTCGTCTGAGGCTTCCGGCCGGTGAGACCCTGACCACTTCCTTCAGACCCTCCAGCTCGGATATTATCTCCTCTACCAGGGGCAGGGCCACGCCTAATAAAAGTCGCTCCTGGGATGTTTGATATAACTTTATCCCCCGACGGATATTATCTACCTTTTTCTCACCCATACCAGGAAGAGCCGCCAGGCTTCCGTCATTGACTACCTTTTTCAGGTCTTCCAGGTCCCTGACCCCAAGTTTGCGAAAGGCCATGGCCAGAGTTTTAGGCCCGAGATCCTGAATCTTCAAAAGATCCACCAGACCTTCAGGGATTTCCCGCTTAGCCTCTTCGTAAGTATTTATCTCACCGGTTGTAAGATATTCTTCAATTCTTTCGGCGATGCCTTTCCCTATCCCCGGTATTTCAGTTAATCTCCCCTCCCTCCAGATCACCTCGATGTCTTCGGTCAGATCGCCAATGACACGCACCACCTTTCGGTAGGCATTCACCTTAAATTGATTCTCACCCTTGATTTCCAGGATGTCACCCAACCGCTGAAGGATAGAGGCTACTGGTTGATTCTTTGTAATCATGGCATATTTCGGCCTGATTCATCGTTTCGGCCATTGTCTCAGTTTCGAGTTTCTGGTTTAGAAAAGGGCGAAATTCCTAAACCGTTCAGGTAGTCTGGTGTCTTGGTGTCTGGTAGCCTGGTATT contains these protein-coding regions:
- a CDS encoding FG-GAP-like repeat-containing protein, coding for MRTRKLKLCLLILIFLLHAGGGRAEITNQPGWPISTNDWITSSITLGDIDKDGNPEVVVGSWNGKIYVFEPDGSSPPGWPVKLKAYVSSSPVLGDVDGDYSPEVVAASAEGEVYAWTGQGKLLPGWPVSFNRPGRNFLKLDELDGEKGYEVIIGLADGEVAAIRGTGEKITSLKDDQWVYSCGADINGDGNKEFITALANGEVKVCRENGEAAPGWPVNIGAWINSTPALADLNGDDRIEIVIGCRDNQVYVLNSEGKILPGWPQLTGDWIEASPLIGDIDGDNKVEILAVSFDHKIYAWETDGRLVPGFPIEIGASIYSTPGLGDIDGDRALELIVASLDGRIYCFDLGADSFKGEELIPWPMFRRDAIHSGLFQRPLFTPDASRNNTDLK
- the polX gene encoding DNA polymerase/3'-5' exonuclease PolX → MITKNQPVASILQRLGDILEIKGENQFKVNAYRKVVRVIGDLTEDIEVIWREGRLTEIPGIGKGIAERIEEYLTTGEINTYEEAKREIPEGLVDLLKIQDLGPKTLAMAFRKLGVRDLEDLKKVVNDGSLAALPGMGEKKVDNIRRGIKLYQTSQERLLLGVALPLVEEIISELEGLKEVVRVSPAGSLRRMKETVGDIDILVSGESGEEIVRFFTQLPQVEEVLAAGQTKGSIITHEGVQVDLRVVEAGSFGAASQYFTGSKAHNIKLRERARAKGLKINEYGVFEGKTKIAGAEESEVYQTLGLPWIPPEVREDRGEIEAALEDRLPGLVELKDIKGDFHVHTRYSDGFSSLTDIAQRGREMGYEYILLCDHSPLARYAGGLSEERLKERAEEIARINSQLKGFKLLVGTEVDIRADGTLDYPDDILAGFDIVVAAVHSGFKHNVTERICRAMENPHVDIIAHPTGRLISSREGYAVDIEKVIKGAAKTGTVLEINAYHERLDLDDINCRRAKELGVKLAISTDSHALSQLEMMRFGVGVARRGWLEPANILNTFSLDRLVSGDW